The following proteins are encoded in a genomic region of Sesamum indicum cultivar Zhongzhi No. 13 linkage group LG8, S_indicum_v1.0, whole genome shotgun sequence:
- the LOC110012434 gene encoding filament-like plant protein 7, producing the protein MLEMEMKYSIFQADIKGLKNDLNLIKTSVNENLQAERQNDEPLTQELEQSRETIASLENELEMLKESERTTEDQIENLKVINEDLDTQLTVTRAKLNEVLQKLSSLEVELENKRHCCEELEGTCLELQLQLESITSNQHSQENENQEGLLRTGMEITRASVKLAECEKTILKLGNQLKALGSARQLSVVDKVLSIADTKNKKSKPRSSLLDQMISEDNSEVKHLQSPKTKVESKLEANATQVGTPEASLGTKNETKSAKAGTLVIVPIKKRGGGIGLLRKLLLRRKKGSSNSTSIYFGK; encoded by the exons ATGCTTGAAATGGAGATGAAGTATTCTATTTTCCAAGCAGATATCAAAGGATTGAAGAATGATTTGAATCTCATCAAAACATCAGTGAACGAAAATCTGCAGGCAGAGAGGCAGAATGACGAGCCATTGACGCAGGAACTTGAGCAATCACGGGAAACCATTGCAAGTCTAGAAAACGAGCTGGAAATGTTGAAAGAATCAGAAAGAACAACTGAGGATCAAATCGAGAATCTCAAAGTGATAAACGAAGATCTTGATACTCAGCTTACTGTTACCAGAGCTAAACTAAATGAGGTTCTCCAGAAATTATCTTCTCTGGAAGTGGAATTGGAAAATAAAAGGCATTGCTGTGAGGAACTGGAAGGAACCTGTCTGGAGCTTCAACTGCAACTTGAAAG TATTACCAGCAATCAGCATTCGCAGGAAAATGAAAACCAAGAAGGGCTGCTCCGAACT GGCATGGAGATTACTAGAGCGTCTGTGAAGTTGGCTGAGTGCGAGAAAACCATTTTGAAGCTGGGAAACCAGCTAAAGGCACTAGGTTCAGCAAGACAATTATCAGTTGTTGACAAGGTTCTTTCTATTGCTGATACCAAGAATAAGAAATCTAAGCCGCGATCGTCATTGCTTGATCAGATGATATCTGAAGATAACTCAGAAGTGAAGCATCTTCAGTCCCCAAAGACAAAAGTTGAAAGCAAACTTGAAGCAAATGCCACCCAAGTTGGGACTCCTGAAGCATCCCTTGGGACAAAGAATGAAACTAAAAGCGCCAAAGCTGGAACTTTGGTCATTGTTCCGATCAAAAAGAGGGGAGGAGGAATTGGGCTTCTGAGAAAGCTACTGCTTAGAAGGAAGAAAGGTAGCAGCAATAGCACCTCCATTTACTTTGGCAAATGA
- the LOC105169523 gene encoding probable E3 ubiquitin ligase SUD1, whose amino-acid sequence MEIRPETATAEGTSCSSTAVPLESAVSSIGSSPGENSSGSNNVKSNHDSNGGGRYDLLDEDEEEDVCRICRNPGDADNPLRYPCACSGSIKFVHQDCLLQWLNHSNARQCEVCKHPFSFSPVYAENAPARLPFQEFVVGIALKACHVLQFFLRLSFVLSVWLLIIPFITFWIWRLAFVRGFGEAQRLFLSHLSTTVILTDCLHGFLLSASIVFIFLGATSLRDYFRHLRELGGQDADREDEGERNGARAARRQAAQANRNIVVEGNGEDAGGAQGIAGAGQMIRRNAENVAARWEMQAARLEAHVEQMFDGLDDADGAEDVPFDELVGMQGPVFHLVENAFTVLASNMIFLGVVIFVPFSLGRVILYYLSWLLSSATSPVLSTVVPLTESALSLANITLKNALTAVVNLTSDNQDNGLLGQVAEILKVNATGQTEVSSNISSTIATDILKVQTVGASRLSDVTTLAVGYMFIFSLVIFYLGIVTLIRYSRGEPLTMGRFYGIASIAETIPSLFRQFVAAMRHLMTMIKVAFLLVIELGVFPLMCGWWLDVCTIRMFGKSISQRVEFFSISPLASSLVHWVVGIVYMLQISIFVSLLRGVLRNGVLYFLRDPADPNYNPFRDLIDDPVHKHARRVLLSVAVYGSLIVMLVFLPVKLAMRMVPSIFPLDITVSDPFTEIPADMLLFQICIPFAIEHFKLRHTLKSLLRYWFTAVGWALGLTDFLLPKPEDNSGHENGNGDPGRHDRGHAQAVGQERAVALEDVNRPMHLVANANSAEEFDNDEPADPDRWAFVLRIVLLLVVAWMTLLVFNSALIVVPVSLGRALFNALPLLPITHGIKCNDLYAFVIGSYLIWTGLAGARYCIDLIRTRRTRLLLTQIWKWCGIIVKSSALLSIWIFVIPVLIGLLFELLVIVPMRVPIDESPVFLLYQDWALGLIFLKIWTRLVMLDHVMPLVDDSWRVKFERVREDGFSRLQGLWVLREIVFPIIMKLLTALCVPYVLSRGVFPIFGYPLVVNSAVYRYAWLGCLLFSVLYFCFKRFHVWFTNLHNSIRDDRYLIGRRLHNYGENSERRIDSGTVPENHVSAANGTDVNEHNWEAGAVGMRQRHIIRQDA is encoded by the exons ATGGAGATCCGACCGGAGACGGCGACGGCGGAAGGGACGTCATGCTCTTCGACCGCGGTGCCCTTGGAGTCGGCCGTGTCTTCCATCGGTTCCTCGCCGGGCGAGAATAGTAGCGGCAGTAATAACGTTAAAAGCAATCATGATAGTAATGGTGGGGGCAGGTATGATTTGTTGGATGAGGACGAGGAGGAAGATGTTTGTCGGATCTGCAGAAACCCTGGCGATGCCGATAATCCGCTGCGGTATCCATGCGCCTGCAGCGGCAGCATCAAGTTTGTTCACCAGGATTGCCTTCTTCAGTGGCTCAATCACAGCAACGCTCGCCAATGCGAG GTGTGCAAGCATCCGTTTTCATTTTCTCCAGTTTATGCTGAAAATGCCCCTGCAAGGCTTCCCTTTCAGGAATTTGTGGTTGGGATAGCTTTGAAAGCCTGCCATGTCCTGCAGTTCTTTCTACGCCTCAGTTTTGTACTTTCTGTTTGGCTTCTCATTATTCCGTTTATCACATTCTGGATTTGGCGATTGGCATTTGTTAGAGGTTTTGGAGAAGCCCAAAGACTATTCTTGAGTCACTTATCTACTACAGTCATTCTTACTGATTGTCTGCATGGTTTTCTGCTTTCCGCTAGCAttgtattcatttttcttgggGCAACTTCCCTGAGAGATTACTTTAGACATTTACGGGAGCTCGGTGGGCAAGATGCTGATAGAGAAGATGAAGGAGAGAGAAATGGAGCTCGTGCTGCAAGAAGGCAGGCAGCACAAGCAAATAGAAATATTGTTGTTGAGGGGAATGGTGAAGATGCTGGTGGAGCACAAGGAATTGCTGGTGCTGGTCAGATGATCCGACGGAATGCAGAAAATGTTGCAGCTAGGTGGGAGATGCAGGCAGCTCGCCTTGAGGCCCATGTTGAACAGATGTTTGATGGTTTGGATGATGCTGATGGCGCAGAGGATGTACCGTTTGACGAACTGGTTGGCATGCAGGGACCTGTGTTTCATCTGGTTGAAAATGCATTCACG GTTCTTGCTAGCAATATGATATTCTTGGGAGTTGTGATCTTTGTGCCATTCTCACTGGGACGAGTTATTCTCtattatttgtcatggcttTTGTCCTCTGCTACAAGTCCAGTGCTATCTACAGTTGTCCCGCTTACTGAATCAGCGCTTTCATTGGCCAATATTACGCTGAAGAATGCATTGACTGCAGTTGTAAATTTGACATCTGATAACCAAGACAATGGCTTGCTTGGCCAGGTCGCGGAGATTCTGAAAGTAAATGCAACAGGACAAACTGAGGTGTCAAGCAACATAAGCTCTACAATTGCAACAGACATCTTGAAGGTGCAGACTGTTGGGGCATCACGCCTTTCTGATGTTACGACTCTTGCTGTTGGctacatgtttatattttctcttgtAATCTTCTACCTTGGGATTGTTACCTTAATTCGGTATTCAAGAGGAGAGCCTCTGACAATGGGGAGGTTCTACGGCATTGCTTCCATTGCAGAAACTATTCCATCTCTCTTCAGGCAGTTTGTGGCGGCAATGAGACATTTAATGACTATGATTAAAGTTGCTTTCCTTCTGGTCATTGAACTTGGGGTTTTCCCTCTGATGTGTGGATGGTGGCTGGATGTTTGTACTATAAGGATGTTTGGGAAGTCGATTTCTCAGAGAGTTGAGTTCTTCTCAATCTCACCACTTGCAAGCTCCTTGGTTCACTGGGTTGTAGGAATTGTTTACATGCTGCAAATAAGTATCTTTGTCAGCCTTCTTCGAGGG GTTTTACGCAATGGGGTACTCTACTTTCTTCGAGATCCAGCTGATCCTAATTACAACCCTTTCCGTGATCTAATTGATGATCCCGTGCACAAGCATGCTCGCAGAGTATTGTTGTCTGTTGCTGTATATGGGAGTTTGATAGTGATGCTGGTATTTTTGCCAGTTAAACTTGCAATGCGGATGGTTCcttccatttttcctttaGATATCAC TGTATCTGATCCATTCACTGAAATTCCAGCTGACATGCTTCTCTTTCAAATATGCATCCCTTTTGCAATTGAGCATTTTAAACTGCGGCATACTCTCAAATCCCTTCTCCGGTATTGGTTCACTGCTGTTGGCTGGGCACTTGGTCTAACAGATTTTCTGCTCCCAAAGCCAGAAGATAATAGTGGACATGAAAACGGGAATGGGGATCCAGGGAGACATGATAGAGGACATGCACAGGCAGTTGGTCAGGAACGAGCTGTAGCCCTTGAAGATGTGAacagacccatgcatttggtGGCCAACGCCAATTCTGCAGAGGAGTTTGACAATGATGAACCAGCTGATCCAGA CAGGTGGGCCTTTGTACTTCGCATTGTCCTACTGTTGGTGGTGGCTTGGATGACTTTGCTTGTATTCAATTCTGCATTGATCGTTGTACCTGTATCCCTTGGGAGAGCACTCTTCAATGCCCTCCCACTTCTCCCAATAACTCATGGCATCAAGTGCAATG ATTTATATGCTTTTGTCATCGGAAGCTATCTCATTTGGACTGGTTTGGCTGGAGCAAGGTACTGCATTGATCTCATTAGAACAAGGAGAACTAGACTTTTGCTTACTCAGATATGGAAATGGTGTGGCATTATTGTCAAGAGTTCTGCGCTGTTGTCGATTTGG ATCTTTGTTATTCCTGTTTTGATTGGACTGCTGTTTGAACTTCTTGTAATCGTGCCTATGCGGGTTCCGATCGATGAAAGTCCAGTTTTCCTTCTGTATCAGGACTGGGCTTTAGGACTAATCTTTTTGAAGATCTGGACTCGACTG GTTATGTTGGATCACGTGATGCCACTGGTCGATGATAGCTGGCGTGTAAAATTTGAAAGGGTGAGGGAAGATGGTTTCTCAAGGCTTCAAGGTCTTTGGGTTCTGCGGGAGATTGTTTTCCCAATCATTATGAAATTGCTCACCGCTTTATGTGTTCCCTATGTTTTATCAAGAGGAGTGTTTCCTATATTTGGGTACCCATTAGTGGTGAACTCAGCCGTGTACCGATATGCCTGGTTGGGGTGCCTGCTCTTCAGTGTGCTGTATTTCTGTTTCAAGCGTTTCCATGTCTGGTTCACCAATCTCCACAATTCCATACGCGATGACCGGTATTTGATTGGTCGGAGACTCCACAATTATGGGGAGAACTCAGAGAGACGGATCGATTCTGGTACTGTGCCTGAGAACCATGTTTCTGCTGCTAATGGCACTGATGTGAACGAACACAATTGGGAGGCTGGGGCTGTAGGGATGAGGCAGAGGCATATCATCCGACAAGATGCTTAA
- the LOC105169525 gene encoding filament-like plant protein 7, producing the protein MDQKTWLWRKRSSEKTIVANGEEVEPVPVQREVDLENSLKTLNEKLSSVLDECSAKDKLVQDYEKMVEDAVADKNKAEEDVQRLKEELDEVQQQRGAANDRLGHLNSALKDCMEQLNLVRDSQEQRIHDAVMKTSQEFEKAHKRLEEKLLETSKRLADVTSENSYLSKALLVKEKLIEDLNHIKSQTEAEFQALMTRLDAIEKENAFLRYEFRALEKELDLRNEEVLYGRRAAEASNKQHSDNIKKIKKLEAECQRLRALTRKRLPGPAILANIKSDIEVQGRSPIENRRKAISIVKDSNTIYNPDKTSKKLSFLVDQLQDLEKENKILKEYLAKKEEEIFYHQNAKNSPFQEKFELIRPNPAPNELSLPSGYDIVEANEITTSSSWATAIIPEQGHDKFTDLQTEPVHKMIGASEMSLLDDFVEMEKLAIVAVESPLEDQTNSMTKELVPVGHAEFSDMNNHELKAKEEPKDWLQDVKNMVLEQHNISKRSLDELLGDIRMALNNIIHPEPSRLLPISGYITWKSPASSPRSSSIQESNNEFQQSDVNASHSRFEMERKQPNHCVTRIHS; encoded by the exons ATGGACCAGAAAACTTGGCTTTGGAGGAAAAGGTCATCAGAGAAGACAATTGTTGCAAATGGAGAGGAA gtGGAGCCAGTTCCCGTCCAAAGAGAAGTAGATCTCGAGAATTCATTGAAAACATTGAATGAGAAGTTATCTTCTGTCCTTGATGAGTGTTCAGCCAAAGATAAACTTGTCCAAGATTATGAGAAAATGGTCGAAGATGCTGTGGCAG ACAAGAACAAAGCAGAGGAAGATGTCCAGCGTCTGAAAGAAGAACTGGATGAAGTTCAACAACAGAGAGGGGCTGCAAATGACAGATTAGGCCACTTAAATTCTGCATTGAAGGACTGCATGGAGCAGCTGAATCTAGTTCGGGATAGTCAAGAGCAGAGAATTCATGATGCTGTGATGAAAACTTCTCAAGAATTCGAGAAAGCACATAAGAGACTGGAAGAAAAGTTACTCGAAACGAGTAAAAGGCTTGCGGATGTAACTTCTGAGAATTCTTATCTTAGCAAGGCCTTACTTGTAAAAGAGAAGTTGATCGAGGATCTCAATCACATCAAGAGTCAAACAGAGGCTGAATTTCAAGCCCTGATGACGAGATTAGATGccattgaaaaagaaaatgctttTCTAAGGTATGAGTTCCGGGCTCTTGAGAAGGAACTTGATCTTCGTAATGAGGAGGTGTTATATGGTCGCCGTGCTGCAGAAGCTTCCAACAAACAACACTCAGacaatattaagaaaataaagaagttGGAAGCAGAATGCCAAAGATTACGTGCTCTGACCCGTAAACGGCTGCCTGGACCGGCTATATTAGCAAATATAAAGAGTGATATTGAAGTGCAGGGAAGAAGTCCGATTGAAAATCGGAGAAAGGCTATTTCAATTGTCAAAGACTCCAACACCATTTACAATCCCGACAAAACAAGTAAGAAGCTCAGTTTCTTAGTTGATCAACTGCAGgatttggaaaaagaaaacaagattcTCAAAGAATATTTGGCTAAGAAAGAGGAGGAAATCTTTTATCATCAAAATGCTAAGAATTCACCATTTCAGGAGAAATTTGAACTGATTAGGCCCAATCCTGCACCAAATGAACTTTCTCTTCCATCAGGTTACGACATAGTTGAAGCAAATGAGATTACTACTTCTAGTTCCTGGGCTACTGCAATAATTCCAGAGCAGGGGCATGATAAATTCACTGACCTGCAAACTGAGCCTGTGCATAAAATGATTGGAGCTTCCGAAATGAGCCTACTGGACGATTTTGTCGAAATGGAAAAATTAGCAATAGTTGCTGTTGAATCCCCACTTGAGGACCAGACGAATTCCATGACAAAGGAACTTGTCCCTGTGGGGCATGCTGAGTTCAGTGACATGAACAACCATGAACTCAAGGCAAAAGAAGAACCCAAGGATTGGCTTCAGGATGTCAAGAACATGGTCTTAGAGCAACAcaatatttcaaaaagaagCCTCGACGAACTTCTTGGAGACATCAGAATGGCTTTGAACAACATTATCCATCCCGAGCCTTCAAGGTTGCTTCCGATAAGTGGCTATATCACTTGGAAATCCCCAGCATCGTCTCCAAGGTCAAGTTCAATCCAAGAGTCAAACAATGAATTTCAGCAGTCTGATGTGAATGCATCT CATTCGCGTTTTGAGATGGAAAGGAAGCAGCCTAACCACTGTGTTACAAGAATTCATTCATAG